A window of the Mauremys reevesii isolate NIE-2019 linkage group 26, ASM1616193v1, whole genome shotgun sequence genome harbors these coding sequences:
- the HAPLN4 gene encoding hyaluronan and proteoglycan link protein 4, translating into MTQPVFHAATLLLLVAVLSSPPALSERGRKKVVHVSGDESGAVVVQTAPGKVVTHRGGTIILPCRYHYDVSAHDPAEIRLKWTKVMDPMSFVDVFVAMGKECRAFGSYRGRTALQEDGAGDASLIIRNVTLQDYGRYECEVTNELEDDTGMVKLDLEGVIFPYHPRLGRYTLNYHEAQEACLAQDGILASYDQLHKAWLEGMDWCNAGWLEDGSVQYPISRPRDECGRKDTPVGVRTYGYRHKDDERYDAFCFTSNLNGKVYFLKTYRKLSYSEALQACKKNGAKVAKVGQLYAAWKIQLLDRCEAGWVEDGSVRYPIVNPRARCGGQEPGVRNLGFPDKKYKLFGVYCYRKGSEGSPRKGSEEPGKWRPLQV; encoded by the exons ACGCAGCCCGTGTTCCATGCAGCCACCCTGCTGCTTCTCGTCGCTGTCCTCTCCTCCCCGCCGGCGCTCAGCGAGAGGGGGCGCAAGAAGGTCGTCCATGTGTCAG GGGATGAGAGCGGGGCCGTGGTCGTCCAGACAGCACCAGGGAAGGTGGTCACCCACCGGGGCGGGACCATCATCCTCCCCTGCCGGTACCACTACGACGTGTCAGCGCACGACCCCGCCGAGATCCGCCTCAAGTGGACCAAAGTGATGGACCCGATGTCTTTTGTGGACGTCTTTGTGGCCATGGGGAAGGAGTGCAGAGCCTTTGGGAGCTACCGGGGGCGCACGGCGCTGCAGGAGGACGGGGCAGGGGACGCTTCCCTCATCATCCGCAACGTCACCCTGCAGGATTACGGGCGGTATGAGTGTGAGGTCACCAATGAGCTGGAGGACGACACGGGCATGGTGAAGCTGGATCTGGAAG GAGTGATCTTCCCGTACCACCCGCGCCTCGGCCGCTACACCCTCAACTACCATGAGGCCCAGGAGGCGTGTCTGGCCCAGGACGGCATCTTGGCCTCCTACGACCAGCTGCACAAGGCCTGGCTGGAGGGCATGGACTGGTGCAACGCCGGGTGGCTGGAGGACGGCTCCGTGCAGTACCCCATCTCCAGGCCCCGAGACGAGTGCGGCCGCAAAGACACCCCCGTCGGGGTCAGGACCTACGGGTATCGGCACAAGGACGACGAGCGCTATGACGCCTTCTGCTTCACGTCCAACCTGAACG GCAAAGTCTACTTCCTGAAGACCTACCGCAAGCTGAGCTACTCCGAGGCCCTCCAGGCCTGCAAGAAGAACGGTGCCAAGGTGGCCAAGGTGGGGCAGCTCTACGCTGCCTGGAAGATCCAGCTGCTGGACAGATGTGAGGCGGGCTGGGTGGAGGACGGCAGCGTCCGCTATCCCATCGTCAACCCCCGGGCACGCTGCGGGGGCCAGGAGCCCGGCGTCCGCAACTTGGGCTTCCCGGACAAGAAGTACAAGCTCTTCGGGGTCTACTGCTACAGGAAGGGCAGCGAGGGGTCCCCCAGGAAGGGCAGCGAGGAGCCGGGCAAGTGGAGGCCTCTCCAGGTGTAA